DNA from Halobaculum sp. XH14:
GCACACGACGCTGGTCGCCTCCGCGCCGACGCTCGTCGTCATCGGCGGCGTCGGCGTGCTCGCCGCCGGCGAACTCGCCCACCGGTTCGACGTCCCGACCGCGGCGCTCGCCGGCGTCGAGGCCGTCGGCCTCGTCGCCGGCACGGCCGCGCTCGCCGCGGTTCGGCCCGACTACTGGAGCCGGCTCACCACGGGCGTCACCGACCGACTGCTCGCCCGCCGGGACATCGCGGAGGTCCAGAGCCTGTTCGGCGAGTCGGTGGGGTGGCTGCTCCTGTTCGGGTTCATCCTCCTGCTCGCGCTGCCGTACATGGCCTGGGGCGTCCGCCGCGCTCTCGATGACGGGCGCTGGCTCGTGCCGACCGTCTACGCCTGGTACTTCCTCGTCATGTCGGCGATACAGGTCCGCTTCGTCGGCGAGCTCGCGCCCGTCATCGTCGTCTTCGCCGGCCTCGGGTTCGTCCACCTGGCCGAGCGCGTCGACGTCGCCCGCCGTCCCGTCCCGTTCGGGGACCGGACCTCCCTCGACCTCCGGGTTCCGAGCCGGGAGACGCTCGGCCCGCTCGTCGTCCTGTTCCTGCTCGTCACGAGCCTGAGCATCGTGCAGGTGCCCGTGAAGACGAGCCAGCTCACCGTCGCCGAGGGCGAGTACGAGACGGCGAGCTGGATCGCCGAGGACGGCGCCGAACGGGGGCTCGAGTACCCGGAGAGCTACGTGTTCAGCTTCTGGCCGCAAAACCGGATGTACAACTACTTCGTGAGCGGCGAGTCCGAGTCGTACGCCTACGCCCGGAACAACTACGAGGAGTTCGTGCGCTCACGGGAGCCGCGGGCGTGGTACAACAGCCTGGACGGGCGGGCCGGCTACGTCGTCACCACGCCCGGGGTGGTCGGGAACGAATCCTCGCTCGGCGCGCGGCTCCACGACCACGACGGCAACCGAACCGCAAGCACGCCCGCGCTCGTCCACTACCGGCTCGTCCACAGCGAGGCCGACGGCGAGTACAAGGTGTTCGAACTCGTCCCCGGCGCGGTCGTCGAGGGGAGCGCGGAGTCGAACGCGACCGTGACCCTCCGGACCGACGTCGCGGTCGAGGGTGCGTCGTTCACCTACGTCCGGCAGACGACGACCGGCGCGAACGGCACGTACAGCGTCCGCGTCTCCCACCCCGGCGAGTACCGCGTCGCCGGCGGGACGGTCGAGGTGCCCGAGTCGGCGGTGCGAAACGGCACGGTCGTGTCGACCGCGGGGACGGCATAGCCGATGCGACGGCTCCCGTTCCCGCTCGTCCCGCGAGCGCTCCGCTGGCTCGGCGTCCTCGCGGTCCTCGGCGTCATCGGCCACTTCTCGCTCGGGGCCGTGCCGCCCGCGCCCCCGGAGCCGACGCCGTTCTGGGACAAGCGGCTCCACTTTGCCGCCTACGCCGGGCTGGGGCTCTCGCTCGCGTACGCGACGGTCGGTGCCGACGACGCGTCCCGGCGCGTCGCCGTCGTCCTCGGGGGCGCGCTCGCGTTCGGCGCGCTCGTCGAACTGCTCCAGGGGACGCTGCCGAACCGCTACTTCGGGTGGGGCGACCTGCTGGCGAACTGTCTGGGCGCGGCGCTCTCGAGCCTCTGGTTCGCGGTCGAACCGCGACTGGCGTACGTGCGGCTCCCCAGGCGAGGTCGGTCCTAGGCGGCGAGTAACCGACCGGTAACGGACCCGCGATGGACCGGCAGTCGAGCAGCGGTCGACCACCGAGCGCAACGACCGAGTAGCAGCAGACGAGCGAAGCCGGCAGCAGCCGGCGCCCTAGACGAGCAGCAGCCCGCCGAGCATCGCCAGCCCGCCGAGCGCGACACAGACGACCCAGAACGACACCCGCTCGACGACCCGCATCAGCGCGTCGATGGTGAGATAGCCGACGAGCGCGGCCGCGGCGAGCGAGACGGCGGCCGCGGCGAGCGTCACGTCCGCGAGTCCGGCGTCGAGGTACGCGAGCAGCCCGCCGCCCACGGCCGCGGGAATCGACAGGAGAAACGAGAACCTGAACGCGTCGGGCCCGTCGTGGCCACGGAGCAACAGCACGCCTGTCGTGGTTCCCGACCGGGAGACGCCGGGGAGGATGGCGACGCCCTGGGCGAGGCCGACGATGACCGCGTCCAGCAGGTCCGGCTCCGTGCGCCCGCCGAGGCCCAAGCGCGTCGAGAGCCGCTGGAACACCCCGGTGAGGACGAGCAGCGCGCCCACCAGCACGACGAACAGCCCGCCGGTGAGCTCCGAGACGACCGCGTCGAGCGTCGCGTAGGCGGCGATGCCGACGACGCCCGAGACGAGCGTGCCGACCGCGAGGAACGTCACGGTCGCCTGCTTGCCCTCGAACGCCTCCGCGGGACGCCACGCCGGGAGCAGCCCGAGCACCTCGCGGAGGTCGCCGCGGTAGTAGGCCGTCGCCGACAGCGCCGTCCCGAGATGCAAAAAGAGTGCAAAGGCGACGGCGTCGTCGGGCGCACGACCCAGGAACGAGAGCGCGAGCGCGATGTTCCCCTCGCTGGAGATGGGCAGCCACTCGAACACGCCCTGGAGCGCCCCGACGACGAGCGCCACGAGCAGCGATCGGTCCATACGGAGCGTGGCCGGCCCGGGTGGCAAGGGCCTTCCGATACCGTTCGCGGACGGCGGGGTCAGCCGCCCGGGGAGCGAGCCGACCGACCGACGAACAGCCCGAGTCCGAGACAGCCGGCGAGGACACAGCCGCCGTAGACCGGGACGAACGCCACGCCGTCGAGCAGGAACGGGTTCCAGTCGAGCGGGAGGAACGGCGCGGCGTCCGCGTAGAGCAGCGAGTCGAGGACGACGTGCGAGGAGACGCCGACGAGCGCGCCGGCCAGGACGGCCGAGCGGTGGCGCTCCCGCTCCGGGCGACCGAGCGCGAGCGTCGACTCGATCGGCTGCGGGAGCGCGAGGACGACGCCCGCCACGACGAGCGCGAGCGCGCCGCCGCCGACGAACGTCGTCAGGATCCCGTGAACGGGATCCCCGAGCGGGCCGTAGACGACCAGCGCCGCCCGCACGTCCACGACCACGCTTGCGAGGAGGAGCGTCGGGAGGTCGAGCCTGCGGTACAGCAGCGCGCCGAGGAGGAGGGCCGGACCCAGGTGGAACGGGGTGAACGGCATCGATCGGACGGTTCGGGGACGCCACGGAAAAATGACCCTGCCGAGGGCGTGCCGTGGCGGGTCCACCCCGGCTACCGATCCGGTCGAATCGACTCGGCTACCGGTCCCGCAGCACCGACTCGCCGGGCTTCGTCCGCGCGCCGCCGCTCAACACGACGCCGGCGTTGAGCTTCGTGTCGATGCCGGTCTTCACCGCGTCCCCGCAGACGACCCCGAACTTCCGGCGACCCGTGGAGGTCGACTCCCCTTTCACCCGCATGCGGACCGGCTCGTCGTCGTGCCGGAGGTTCGCAACCGTCGTCCCCGCGCCGAAGTTCACGTCCCGTCCGAGCACGCTGTCGCCGACGTACGAGAGGTGTCCGGCCGTCGCGCCGCGCATGAACACGCTGTTTTTCACCTCGACGGCGTGGCCGACCTTCGCGTCCGGTCCGACGAGCGTCGAGCCGCGGACGTACGCGTTCGGCCCGACGCTCGCGCCCGACCGCACCAGCGCCGGCCCCTCGATGACGACGCCGGCGTCCACCTCCGCGCCCTCCTCGACGACGACGCGCCCGCGGAGGTCGGCCGACCCGTGGACGTCGCCGGCGACGTCCCGTTCGAGTTCGCCGAGCTTCCACTCGTTCGCCTCGAGCAGTTCCCACGGTCGGCCCACGTCCAGCCAGCGCTCGAACGGGACGACCCGCACGTCGGCTCGCTCGCAGGCCCGCGTGAGCACGTCCGTGAGCTCCAGTTCGCCCCGCTCGCTCTCCCCGACGTCGAGCCAATCCTGGGCCTCGGCCGGGAAGGCGTACGCGCCGGTGTTGACGAGGTTCGAGGGCGGGTCCGCCGGCTTCTCGGTGACGCCGGTCGCGAAGCGCTCCCCGTCGCGCGATTCGGTGTGGAGGACGCCGTAGTTCTCGGGGGAATCGACGCGGTAGGAGCCGACCGTCGGGGCGAACTCGTACAGCGTCTCGAGGGACGCCTCGTCGTACAGCGCGTCGCCGTTCAGGACGGCGAACGGCCCGGGATCGAGGCGTGGTGCAGCGGCCCTGACGGCGTCGGCGGTGCCGCGCTGGTCGGTCTGCTCGGCGTACTCGACGGGCACCCCGGCGAACTCGTCGCCGAAGAACTCGCGGACCGGCGCCGACTCGTAGCCGACGACGAGCACGAGCCGCGACGCGCCGGCGGAAACCGCGGCCGCCGCGGCGTGGGCGACGAGCGGACGGTCGGCGACGGGGAGCATCGGCTTGGGGCGGCTCGCGGTCAGCGGCCGCATTCGCGTCCCTTCGCCGGCCGCCAGGAGGACAGTCTGCATGGGAGCTACCGCGTCCGCCGGACGCAAATCCGTTGTGGCTCGCGCGACGCCCGCGGCGGCCGCGTCATCCGACCGGCCGTCATTCGACCGTGACGCTCTTGGCGAGGTTGCGCGGCCGGTCGATGCTGCGGCCGAGGCGGTTCGCCATGTGGTAGGCGACGAGCTGGAGCTGTGCGTTCGCCAGCACCGGCGCGGTCCGCGGGTGCGTCTCCGGCACCGACAGCACGGCGTCTGCGTAGCGCTCGACGTCCGAGGCCCCGTCCGTGACCGCGACGACCGGCGCGTCGCGCGCCTCGACCTCCTTCACGTTCCCGATGGTCTTTCTCGCCCGCTCGTCGTCGCCCGTCACCACGGCGAACACGGGCGTCTCGTCGGTCACGAGCGCGAGCGTCCCGTGTTTCAGCTCGCCCGCCGCGAACCCCTCGGCGTGCTCGTAGGTGATCTCCTTGAACTTCAGCGCACCCTCCAGCGCGACGGGGTAGGCCGACCCGCGCCCGATGAAGAAGTACGACTCCGAGCCGAGGTACTCGTCCACGACGGCCTCGGCGTTCGACTCGTCGAGGACGTGCTGGAGGTGGTTCGGGAGGTCACGCAGCGCCGCCACCAGCTCCCGGGAGTCCGCGCCGTCGCGCTCGGCGAGTTCGGCCGTGAACAGCGAGAGCGCGACGAGCTGTGAGGAGAACGTCTTCGTCGCCGCGACGCCGATCTCGGGCCCCGAGCGGATGTAGAGGACGTGGTCACACTCCCGGGCGGCCGTCGAGTCGACGACGTTCGTGAGCGCCAGCGTCTCCGCGCCCCGCGCGTCGGCCTCCCGGAGCGCCGAGAGCGTGTCGGCGGTCTCGCCGCTCTGGGTGACGCCGACGACGAGCGTGTCGTCGGTCACGGGCGCCGGCCCGGTCGCGTACTCGCTGGCGAGGAACGCCTGGGCCGGGATGCCCGCCGAGCGGAGCGCCTCGACGCCGAACAGCGCCGCGTGGTAGGAGGTGCCACAGGCGACGAACTGGATCCGGCCGGGCGTCGACAGCCCGTCGAGCTGGTCGACGGTGACCCGGCCCGCGAGCTCGTCCAGCCGGCCGCTGAGCCCCTGCCGGAGCGCGGTCGGCTGCTCGTTGATCTCCTTCAGCATGAAGTGGTCGTAGCCGCTCTTGCCGGTCTGTTCGGCGCTCCAGTCGACGGTCGTCACGGACTTCTCGACGGGGGTCCCGTCCGCGTCGGTCACGCGCCAGCCGTCAGGGTCGAGCACCGCGAACTCGCCGTCGTCGAGGTAGACGACGTCGCGCGTGTGTTCGAGGAACGCCGGCACGTCGCTGCCGAGGTACGTGGCGTCCTCTCCCACGCCGAGCACGAGCGGCGAGTCGTTCCGCGCGGCGAACACGCGCTCCTCGTCGGCGAGCACGACCGCGATGGCGTAGCTCCCCTCGATGCGGTCGAGCGCGTTCCTGACCGCGGCCTCGGGGTCGAGGCCGTCCCCGAGCGCGCGGGAGACGAGGTGGGGGACGACCTCGGTGTCGGTGTCGCTGTCGAACGTCACGCCCTCGGACGCCAGTTCGTCACGGAGCGCCTGGTAGTTCTCGATGATGCCGTTGTGGACGACGGCGACCCCGCCCGACTCGTCGACGTGCGGGTGGGCGTTCGCGTCCGTCGGCGGGCCGTGGGTGCTCCAGCGGGTGTGGCCGATGCCGACCGAGCCCGCGGGGGCCGTCTCCCCGGCGTCGATGGCGTCCCGGAGGTTCTCCAGTTCGCCCGCGCGCTTTTGCACGTCGAGTCCCGGCGTCGAGAGCGCGACACCGGCCGAGTCGTAGCCGCGGTACTCCAGCGTCGAGAGCCCGTCGAGCACGACGTCGAGCGTCTCGTCGCCCCGGCCGACGACGCCGATGATGCCACACATCAGCGGGTCACCTCCGCGTCCGCCGCGACGTTACCGTCGACGACTGCGCCCGGCCCGACGCGCGCGCCGGGGCCGACGAGCGAGCCCGGGACGACGGTCGCGCCCCCGCCCAGATGCGCCCGGTCGGCGAGCACGCAGCCGAGCCGCCGATCCTCGTGGATCCGCGTGCCGACGCGGACGTCGCTCGGGCCGGCCGGCACCGTCGCGCCGGCGCCGACGACCGCGCCCTGGCCAGTCACCGTGTCCGCCAGCGTCGCGTTCGCGCCGACGCGCGTGTCGTCGTCGACGACGCTCCGCCGGACGGTCGCGCCCGCCTCGACGGTCGCGTTCCGGCCGAGCGCCACGTCGGGGCCGACGACCGCGCCGGGTTCGACGACCGCGTCGGGGCCGACGACGACCGGGGCGAACAGCGTCGCGTCGGGGTGGACGCGCGCGCTCTCGGCCAGGTACGCCCCGTCCCCGCGTTCGGGCTCGTCGACCAGCCCGCGTTCGAGCAGCCGACCGGCGAGTTCGAGCAGGTCCCACGGGTAGGTCACCTCCGAGCGGAGCCCGTCCGCGTGGACCCCCCGGACGTGGCCGCCGCGCTCGATGACGGCCGCGATGGCGTCCGTGAGCCCGAGTTCGCCGTCGGTCCGCGGCGTGGCCTCCAGATCGGAGAAGACGGAGGGGCCGAAGGCGTACACGCCGGCGTTCAGCAGCCGGTAACCGTCGCGGTCGGGCCGCTCGACCAGCTCGGTGACGGTGTCGCCGTCGAGGCCGACCGCGCCGTACATCGGCGCCTCCTCGGACTCGACGACCGCCAGGGTCGCCACGTCCTCGGTGGTGTGGGCCGAGAGGACGGCGTCGATCATCTCGTTCGCGAGCACCTCGTCGCCGTTGACGACGAGGAAGTCCTCGTCGATGGTATCGCGGACCCGGAGGAGGGCGTGGCCGCTGCCGAGCTGCTTGCGCTGGACGTGGTAGGTGATCGGCCGGTCCCGGTAGGTCGAGCCGAAGTGGTTCTGGACCCGGTCGCGCTCGTAGCCGACGACGACGTGGAGGTCGTCGATGCCGGCGTTGACGAGCGCGTCGAGCACGTACTCGAGGATCGGTCGGTTCGCGGCCGGAAGCATCGGTTTCGGCCGGTGACGGGTGAGCGGGCGGAGGCGCTGGCCCTCGCCCGCGGCGAGGACGACGGCGGAGTCGAGTTCCATGGTGG
Protein-coding regions in this window:
- a CDS encoding VanZ family protein; translation: MRRLPFPLVPRALRWLGVLAVLGVIGHFSLGAVPPAPPEPTPFWDKRLHFAAYAGLGLSLAYATVGADDASRRVAVVLGGALAFGALVELLQGTLPNRYFGWGDLLANCLGAALSSLWFAVEPRLAYVRLPRRGRS
- the glmS gene encoding glutamine--fructose-6-phosphate transaminase (isomerizing) is translated as MCGIIGVVGRGDETLDVVLDGLSTLEYRGYDSAGVALSTPGLDVQKRAGELENLRDAIDAGETAPAGSVGIGHTRWSTHGPPTDANAHPHVDESGGVAVVHNGIIENYQALRDELASEGVTFDSDTDTEVVPHLVSRALGDGLDPEAAVRNALDRIEGSYAIAVVLADEERVFAARNDSPLVLGVGEDATYLGSDVPAFLEHTRDVVYLDDGEFAVLDPDGWRVTDADGTPVEKSVTTVDWSAEQTGKSGYDHFMLKEINEQPTALRQGLSGRLDELAGRVTVDQLDGLSTPGRIQFVACGTSYHAALFGVEALRSAGIPAQAFLASEYATGPAPVTDDTLVVGVTQSGETADTLSALREADARGAETLALTNVVDSTAARECDHVLYIRSGPEIGVAATKTFSSQLVALSLFTAELAERDGADSRELVAALRDLPNHLQHVLDESNAEAVVDEYLGSESYFFIGRGSAYPVALEGALKFKEITYEHAEGFAAGELKHGTLALVTDETPVFAVVTGDDERARKTIGNVKEVEARDAPVVAVTDGASDVERYADAVLSVPETHPRTAPVLANAQLQLVAYHMANRLGRSIDRPRNLAKSVTVE
- a CDS encoding undecaprenyl-diphosphate phosphatase, whose amino-acid sequence is MDRSLLVALVVGALQGVFEWLPISSEGNIALALSFLGRAPDDAVAFALFLHLGTALSATAYYRGDLREVLGLLPAWRPAEAFEGKQATVTFLAVGTLVSGVVGIAAYATLDAVVSELTGGLFVVLVGALLVLTGVFQRLSTRLGLGGRTEPDLLDAVIVGLAQGVAILPGVSRSGTTTGVLLLRGHDGPDAFRFSFLLSIPAAVGGGLLAYLDAGLADVTLAAAAVSLAAAALVGYLTIDALMRVVERVSFWVVCVALGGLAMLGGLLLV
- a CDS encoding STT3 domain-containing protein, translating into MVTAPEIRDLLEDRPDLEPAVEAVLEPDEPWSFAEVDVDSGAFGELVSHGVVEHAGEEYRVADRAAVRAALDGAADADATAGSASRDVAPSVDVSLPAIDRLELALLVGALLFVVAFRLVPLPTVFRGGDVVLSANDPYFYRYWVETMLSDPGTTLSSVPSGIAKGEPLLVATLWLATVALGGTAEAAGHVMAWYPVVSAVVTAGIVYWFTKTITDDRRIGLAAVLLLAVLPAHAYRTSLGFADHHPFDYPWLALTVLGIVVVADAARRPDATRGSDAAGRRDTNGGPAAVGPLPPITARTVSGALAVGVGVGAQTLAWDNSPLLLAPLGLVLSAEALRAVRAGESPLRIGGPVLLGAAVGAGIAWAGHAGFGWHTTLVASAPTLVVIGGVGVLAAGELAHRFDVPTAALAGVEAVGLVAGTAALAAVRPDYWSRLTTGVTDRLLARRDIAEVQSLFGESVGWLLLFGFILLLALPYMAWGVRRALDDGRWLVPTVYAWYFLVMSAIQVRFVGELAPVIVVFAGLGFVHLAERVDVARRPVPFGDRTSLDLRVPSRETLGPLVVLFLLVTSLSIVQVPVKTSQLTVAEGEYETASWIAEDGAERGLEYPESYVFSFWPQNRMYNYFVSGESESYAYARNNYEEFVRSREPRAWYNSLDGRAGYVVTTPGVVGNESSLGARLHDHDGNRTASTPALVHYRLVHSEADGEYKVFELVPGAVVEGSAESNATVTLRTDVAVEGASFTYVRQTTTGANGTYSVRVSHPGEYRVAGGTVEVPESAVRNGTVVSTAGTA
- the glmU gene encoding bifunctional sugar-1-phosphate nucleotidylyltransferase/acetyltransferase, producing the protein MQTVLLAAGEGTRMRPLTASRPKPMLPVADRPLVAHAAAAAVSAGASRLVLVVGYESAPVREFFGDEFAGVPVEYAEQTDQRGTADAVRAAAPRLDPGPFAVLNGDALYDEASLETLYEFAPTVGSYRVDSPENYGVLHTESRDGERFATGVTEKPADPPSNLVNTGAYAFPAEAQDWLDVGESERGELELTDVLTRACERADVRVVPFERWLDVGRPWELLEANEWKLGELERDVAGDVHGSADLRGRVVVEEGAEVDAGVVIEGPALVRSGASVGPNAYVRGSTLVGPDAKVGHAVEVKNSVFMRGATAGHLSYVGDSVLGRDVNFGAGTTVANLRHDDEPVRMRVKGESTSTGRRKFGVVCGDAVKTGIDTKLNAGVVLSGGARTKPGESVLRDR
- a CDS encoding sugar phosphate nucleotidyltransferase; this encodes MELDSAVVLAAGEGQRLRPLTRHRPKPMLPAANRPILEYVLDALVNAGIDDLHVVVGYERDRVQNHFGSTYRDRPITYHVQRKQLGSGHALLRVRDTIDEDFLVVNGDEVLANEMIDAVLSAHTTEDVATLAVVESEEAPMYGAVGLDGDTVTELVERPDRDGYRLLNAGVYAFGPSVFSDLEATPRTDGELGLTDAIAAVIERGGHVRGVHADGLRSEVTYPWDLLELAGRLLERGLVDEPERGDGAYLAESARVHPDATLFAPVVVGPDAVVEPGAVVGPDVALGRNATVEAGATVRRSVVDDDTRVGANATLADTVTGQGAVVGAGATVPAGPSDVRVGTRIHEDRRLGCVLADRAHLGGGATVVPGSLVGPGARVGPGAVVDGNVAADAEVTR